In Vanessa atalanta chromosome 3, ilVanAtal1.2, whole genome shotgun sequence, one genomic interval encodes:
- the LOC125077240 gene encoding transport and Golgi organization protein 6 homolog — MSDLSLIFERISKLVKAENENDLILAIFKGSINPVGMESDAEENLKKYKLLKIFIQNIIHEIDLLALEISTNEEILISVKNQKLLRTCFHILISLGISTCLIPGLGISLDKRCISAHSIPHIKLTDEQKYDILVICTDFLQRSYNVPVLKNIIITFHLSDYLAALIQLAFAPLKKPGVYPRFTMTQDMYDKFNSDRQKYIKLYDYLVSNCFQPMLMKELLVLQSVADPEPPLFVKRVIAKEMSRRLTVSGGLISLIRCFIESHEMDTGVEWKKIDMICKIVATKHGNMSENDYLKNIMYQLKQILSLNNVHYLATAMSCLLTLYKKYNECEPILTLVKEVFNTLNYDDLTLKSNLPGTIILTPQEVEHSLQFLQACTSMIKLDLPSDLLKNNLLMLFLLRIKCTTNETKTKITDIILKSLEILNMIEIQNIIEKFLFGPEESNTSNISIEEYKAGLAVKCSAVPVDHPKNDALMNFIDIFYATTNNTLINKLFESCLHIFINLKAERQIKAKNLINVQGEPQLLSSDENYAVMLQILAEISASEKIIGALKENPCIVINFMESLLLKDITNSDEECNTIALVLLNTVLSNINDTKIKELKERLYKLLPLLKKLSKDDSEYISILCNESISLIIADGPKSKGSEYEKALSNIYDDLLPVRAHGVMEMTKLIEKADPETISRRHYLFCLFQEQLKDTDSYVYLSAVNGIASLAMHCTSEALTVLCKEFLEISDEQKNIVTTESQNRTAELRMKIGDIIVKVTRKLGEMAVVHKTVLLNTMLCACRDDDPLIRASALSNLAEIALVLNYKIGTIIYEVLLCIWSIIETDKAIECRRAGVMVVSSLLKGLGKDTLIELKENLLPIYRTLNKLYKDANEDTVVRLHAQIALEELNDIVTEYLLPNLPSQKEFLMLDKKDDIFFK; from the exons atgtctgaTTTATCTCTTATCTTTGAACGTATAAGCAAGCTGGTTAAAGCcg aaaatGAAAATGACCTAATATTAGCAATTTTCAAAGGAAGTATAAATCCTGTTGGAATGGAAAGTGATGCAgaagaaaatttaaagaaatacaaactcttaaaaatatttatacaaaatattattcatgaaaTCGACTTACTTGCTTTAGAAATAAGTACAAATGAAGAAATTCTTATAAGTGTAAAGAATCAAAAATTGCTTAGGACATGCTTCCATATACTTATTTCACTTGGTATTTCAACATGCTTAATCCCTGGACTAGGAATAAGCTTAGACAAAAGATGCATATCTGCACATTCAATAccacatataaaattaactgatgaacaaaaatatgatattttagtaATCTGCACAGATTTTCTACAAAGAAGCTATAATGTGCCTGTtctcaaaaacattattattacatttcattTGTCTGACTATTTAGCAGCATTAATTCAGTTAGCATTTGCTCCTTTGAAAAAACCTGGAGTGTACCCTCGATTTACTATGACACAAGATATGTATGATAAATTTAACTCTGAccgacaaaaatatattaaactatatgaTTATTTGGTCAGCAATTGTTTCCAACCAATGCTGATGAAAGAGCTGTTGGTTCTGCAGAGTGTAGCAGATCCTGAACCACCACTGTTTGTCAAAAGAGTAATAGCCAAAGAAATGAGCAGACGGCTTACTGTTTCGGGCGggttaattagtttaataaggTGTTTTATAGAGAGTCATGAGATGGACACTGGTGTTGAATGGAAGAAAATTGATATGATATGTAAAATAGTTGCAACTAAACATGGTAACATGAGCGAGAATGACTACCTGAAGAATATTATGTACCAATTGAAGCAAATACTATCACTAAACAATGTACACTATTTAGCTACTGCAATGTCCTGTCTGTTgactttatataagaaatacaatGAATGTGAACCAATCCTTACTTTGGTCAAAGAAGTGTTTAACACATTAAATTATGATGATctaacattaaaatcaaatttgccGGGTACTATTATTCTAACCCCACAAGAAGTAGAACATAGCTTGCAATTCTTACAAGCTTGTACAAGTATGATAAAACTTGATCTTCCATCTGatctacttaaaaataatctattaatgcTTTTTCTTTTAAGAATCAAATGTACAACGAATGAAACAAAAACCAAAATAactgatattattttgaaatctttagaaatattaaatatgattgaaattcaaaacataattgaaaagtttttatttggtCCTGAAGAGAGTAATACATCCAATATCTCAATTGAAGAATATAAAGCAGGTTTGGCTGTGAAATGTTCTGCAGTGCCCGTAGACCATCCAAAAAATGATGCACTAATGAACTTTATAGATATATTCTATGCAACTACcaacaatacattaataaataaattatttgaatcatgtttacatatattcattaatttgaaAGCTGAAAGGCAAATCAAAgcaaagaatttaattaatgttcaaGGAGAGCCTCAATTATTGAGTTCAGATGAAAATTATGCAGTAATGCTACAAATTCTAGCTGAAATATCAGCTTCGGAAAAGATTATCGGAGCTTTAAAAGAGAATCCTTGTATAGTGATTAATTTCATGGAATCTCTACTCTTGAAAGATATTACAAATTCCGATGAAGAATGTAATACTATTGccttagtattattaaatactgtGTTATCGAATATTAATGATACTAAAATAAAGGAGTTGAAAGAGAGATTATACAAGTTACTtccattgttaaaaaaattgtccaAAGATGACTCGGAATACATAAGTATTTTGTGTAATGAATCAATATCACTAATAATAGCTGATGGTCCAAAGTCTAAAGGAAGTGAATATGAGAAGGCTCTTTCAAACATATATGATGATCTTCTTCCAGTGAGAGCTCATGGTGTCATGGAGATGACTAAACTAATAGAAAAGGCAGATCCTGAAACTATATCTAGAAGGCATTATTTGTTTTGTCTATTCCAG GAGCAACTAAAGGACACAGATTCGTACGTTTACTTGTCAGCTGTTAATGGCATCGCGTCTCTAGCCATGCATTGCACTAGCGAAGCTTTAACTGTTTTATGCAAAGAGTTTCTAGAAATTTCggatgaacaaaaaaatattgtgacgaCAGAAAGCCAAAATCGTACAGCCGAATTGAGAATGAAAATTGGTGATATAATTGTCAAAGTGACTAGAAAATTAG gTGAAATGGCTGTTGTCCACAAGactgttttgttaaatacaatgcTCTGTGCTTGTAGAGATGATGATCCTTTGATAAGAGCGTCAGCGTTGTCGAACTTGGCAGAAATTGCATTGGTATTAAACTATAAGATTGGGACCATTATTTACGAG GTTTTGCTTTGTATCTGGAGTATAATAGAAACCGATAAGGCAATAGAATGCCGGAGAGCCGGTGTAATGGTTGTATCGAGCTTATTAAAGGGCTTGGGTAAAGACACCTTAATCGAGTTGAAAGAAAACTTGCTACCCATATACAGGactctaaataaattatataaagatgcAAACGAGGATACAGTTGTGAGACTCCATGCGCAAATAGCTCTCGAGGAATTGAATGACATTGTCACAGAATATCTCCTTCCAAACCTGCCGTCACAAAAGGAGTTTTTAATGTTAGACAAAAAAGATGAtatctttttcaaataa
- the LOC125077241 gene encoding NEDD8, protein MLIKVKTLTGKEIEIDIEPTDKVERIKERVEEKEGIPPQQQRLIFSGKQMNDEKTAQDYKVQGGSVLHLVLALRGGK, encoded by the exons ATGTTGATCAAAGTTAAG ACTTTAACTGGGAAAGAGATAGAGATAGACATAGAACCCACCGACAAAGTGGAACGTATCAAAGAAAGAGTCGAAGAAAAAGAAGGCATTCCACCTCAACAACAGAGACTCATTTTTTCAGGAAAGCAGAT GAATGATGAGAAGACAGCCCAGGATTATAAAGTACAAGGAGGATCTGTACTTCATTTGGTTTTGGCATTAAGAGGGGGTAAATGA
- the LOC125076995 gene encoding ubiquitin-conjugating enzyme E2Q-like protein CG4502 — MTSRSKEKVAAAFRKLFRSPEKLDNEVAGPSGSPARRGLFRRHRDGVSPAESAASLPSSPTASTLSKKKAGGANDVRERAAAVRTRRLMKELKEIQRSQDHRPNPIFTVELVNDNLFEWHVRLHQIDPESDLASDLRELNIPNILLHLIFPENFPFAPPFMRVIEPRIEKGFVMEGGAICMELLTPRGWASAYTVEAVVMQFAASVVKGQGRVARAPLRSSREFSRRRAEEAFRSLVKTHDKYGWVTPALSDG, encoded by the exons ATGACATCGCGGTCCAAAGAAAAGGTAGCAGCAGCTTTTCGGAAGCTGTTTCGCTCTCCAGAGAAGCTTGACAACGAAGTAGCCGGTCCGAGTGGGTCGCCGGCCAGGCGCGGCCTATTTCGTCGACATAg GGACGGAGTAAGTCCAGCTGAATCAGCTGCGAGCTTACCATCGAGCCCTACAGCATCCACACTCTCAAAGAAAAAAGCTGGAGGCGCCAATGACGTACGAGAGAGGGCAGCTGCTGTGCGAACACGCAGACTTATGAAGGAACTTAAAGAAATACAGCGGTCACAAGATCACAGACCAAACCCGATATTTAca gtGGAACTAGTTAATGACAATTTGTTCGAGTGGCACGTCCGGCTGCACCAGATTGATCCCGAGAGCGATTTGGCGTCCGATCTGCGGGAACTAAACATACCTAACATACTGCTGCATTTGATATTCCCCGAAAATTTCCCCTTTGCACCACCTTTTATGCGGGTCATTGAACCACGAATAGAAAAAGGATTTGTAAtggaag gTGGAGCGATTTGCATGGAATTGCTGACACCACGTGGTTGGGCATCTGCGTATACTGTAGAAGCAGTCGTAATGCAATTCGCCGCATCCGTTGTCAAGGGTCAAGGCCGGGTGGCGCGCGCGCCTCTACGATCATCGCGCGAGTTTTCCCGCAGGCGCGCGGAGGAGGCCTTCCGCTCGCTCGTCAAGACACACGACAAATATGGCTGGGTCACACCGGCACTTTCAGATGGTTGA
- the LOC125077314 gene encoding solute carrier family 66 member 2 isoform X3: MDWIISDELGLTVGHLVGWGAASAMIVGGVAPYIPQYRQIKKTQDAEGFSLYVCLTLLIANTLRILFWFGKRYELPLLIQSIVMNATMFAMTHLCVTVRKKNQIIRARERIFTDMDRKYFWAWTDFQSYVDCMLVFSVLGAALTYLLIEFSPFVELIGFLAVFTEAMLGAPQIAKNHQNKSTEGMSVSMVIMWTCGDLFKTAYFVIREAPTQFWVCGALQVLLDIVILFQVWLYRHNTAAARRLRRGD, encoded by the exons atGGATTggataatatctgatgagttggggCTGACGGTGGGACATTTAGTGGGTTGGGGCGCAGCTTCTGCAATGATTGTGGGTGGTGTGGCACCTTACATTCCTCAATATAGGCAAATTAAAAAGACGCAAGATGCCGAAGGATTTTCTCTTTATGTTTGTTTGACTCTTTTGATAGCAAATACCCTTCGTATATTATTTTG GTTTGGCAAACGCTATGAGTTGCCACtattaatacaaagtattgtaaTGAATGCAACAATGTTTGCCATGACCCACCTCTGTGTGACAGTAAGGAAAAAGAACCAAATCATTAGAGCAAGGGAAAGAATTTTCACAG ATATGGACAGAAAATATTTCTGGGCGTGGACGGATTTTCAAAGCTACGTCGATTGTATGCTAGTATTCTCAGTCCTAGGGGCAGCTTTGACATATCTGCTAATAGAGTTCTCACCATTTGTTGAGCTAATTGGCTTCCTTGCTGTCTTCACCGAGGCTATGCTCGGCGCGCCGCAGATAGCGAAAAATCATCAGAACAAAAGTACAGAAGGAATGAg cgTGAGTATGGTGATAATGTGGACGTGTGGAGACTTATTCAAGACTGCCTATTTCGTTATTAGAGAGGCTCCGACACAGTTCTGGGTGTGCGGGGCCCTCCAAGTTCTACTAGATATTGTTATACTCTTCCAA GTGTGGCTGTACCGCCACAAcacggcggcggcgcggcgacTGCGGCGCGGCGACTAG
- the LOC125077314 gene encoding solute carrier family 66 member 2 isoform X2, with protein sequence MDWIISDELGLTVGHLVGWGAASAMIVGGVAPYIPQYRQIKKTQDAEGFSLYVCLTLLIANTLRILFWFGKRYELPLLIQSIVMNATMFAMTHLCVTVRKKNQIIRARERIFTAQPDETAHWLGQRSGIVGGEKPHRFYDMDRKYFWAWTDFQSYVDCMLVFSVLGAALTYLLIEFSPFVELIGFLAVFTEAMLGAPQIAKNHQNKSTEGMSVSMVIMWTCGDLFKTAYFVIREAPTQFWVCGALQVLLDIVILFQVWLYRHNTAAARRLRRGD encoded by the exons atGGATTggataatatctgatgagttggggCTGACGGTGGGACATTTAGTGGGTTGGGGCGCAGCTTCTGCAATGATTGTGGGTGGTGTGGCACCTTACATTCCTCAATATAGGCAAATTAAAAAGACGCAAGATGCCGAAGGATTTTCTCTTTATGTTTGTTTGACTCTTTTGATAGCAAATACCCTTCGTATATTATTTTG GTTTGGCAAACGCTATGAGTTGCCACtattaatacaaagtattgtaaTGAATGCAACAATGTTTGCCATGACCCACCTCTGTGTGACAGTAAGGAAAAAGAACCAAATCATTAGAGCAAGGGAAAGAATTTTCACAG CTCAGCCAGACGAAACGGCACACTGGTTGGGACAGCGAAGCGGCATAGTAGGTGGCGAGAAACCGCATCGCTTTTACG ATATGGACAGAAAATATTTCTGGGCGTGGACGGATTTTCAAAGCTACGTCGATTGTATGCTAGTATTCTCAGTCCTAGGGGCAGCTTTGACATATCTGCTAATAGAGTTCTCACCATTTGTTGAGCTAATTGGCTTCCTTGCTGTCTTCACCGAGGCTATGCTCGGCGCGCCGCAGATAGCGAAAAATCATCAGAACAAAAGTACAGAAGGAATGAg cgTGAGTATGGTGATAATGTGGACGTGTGGAGACTTATTCAAGACTGCCTATTTCGTTATTAGAGAGGCTCCGACACAGTTCTGGGTGTGCGGGGCCCTCCAAGTTCTACTAGATATTGTTATACTCTTCCAA GTGTGGCTGTACCGCCACAAcacggcggcggcgcggcgacTGCGGCGCGGCGACTAG
- the LOC125077314 gene encoding solute carrier family 66 member 2 isoform X1: MDWIISDELGLTVGHLVGWGAASAMIVGGVAPYIPQYRQIKKTQDAEGFSLYVCLTLLIANTLRILFWFGKRYELPLLIQSIVMNATMFAMTHLCVTVRKKNQIIRARERIFTGAIFMLYILLCCVNGSAQPDETAHWLGQRSGIVGGEKPHRFYDMDRKYFWAWTDFQSYVDCMLVFSVLGAALTYLLIEFSPFVELIGFLAVFTEAMLGAPQIAKNHQNKSTEGMSVSMVIMWTCGDLFKTAYFVIREAPTQFWVCGALQVLLDIVILFQVWLYRHNTAAARRLRRGD; this comes from the exons atGGATTggataatatctgatgagttggggCTGACGGTGGGACATTTAGTGGGTTGGGGCGCAGCTTCTGCAATGATTGTGGGTGGTGTGGCACCTTACATTCCTCAATATAGGCAAATTAAAAAGACGCAAGATGCCGAAGGATTTTCTCTTTATGTTTGTTTGACTCTTTTGATAGCAAATACCCTTCGTATATTATTTTG GTTTGGCAAACGCTATGAGTTGCCACtattaatacaaagtattgtaaTGAATGCAACAATGTTTGCCATGACCCACCTCTGTGTGACAGTAAGGAAAAAGAACCAAATCATTAGAGCAAGGGAAAGAATTTTCACAG GTGCAATATTCATGTTATATATACTGTTATGTTGTGTAAATGGCTCAGCTCAGCCAGACGAAACGGCACACTGGTTGGGACAGCGAAGCGGCATAGTAGGTGGCGAGAAACCGCATCGCTTTTACG ATATGGACAGAAAATATTTCTGGGCGTGGACGGATTTTCAAAGCTACGTCGATTGTATGCTAGTATTCTCAGTCCTAGGGGCAGCTTTGACATATCTGCTAATAGAGTTCTCACCATTTGTTGAGCTAATTGGCTTCCTTGCTGTCTTCACCGAGGCTATGCTCGGCGCGCCGCAGATAGCGAAAAATCATCAGAACAAAAGTACAGAAGGAATGAg cgTGAGTATGGTGATAATGTGGACGTGTGGAGACTTATTCAAGACTGCCTATTTCGTTATTAGAGAGGCTCCGACACAGTTCTGGGTGTGCGGGGCCCTCCAAGTTCTACTAGATATTGTTATACTCTTCCAA GTGTGGCTGTACCGCCACAAcacggcggcggcgcggcgacTGCGGCGCGGCGACTAG
- the LOC125077314 gene encoding solute carrier family 66 member 2 isoform X5 — MDWIISDELGLTVGHLVGWGAASAMIVGGVAPYIPQYRQIKKTQDAEGFSLYVCLTLLIANTLRILFWFGKRYELPLLIQSIVMNATMFAMTHLCVTVRKKNQIIRARERIFTAQPDETAHWLGQRSGIVGGEKPHRFYVTTVMLPTLGLFS; from the exons atGGATTggataatatctgatgagttggggCTGACGGTGGGACATTTAGTGGGTTGGGGCGCAGCTTCTGCAATGATTGTGGGTGGTGTGGCACCTTACATTCCTCAATATAGGCAAATTAAAAAGACGCAAGATGCCGAAGGATTTTCTCTTTATGTTTGTTTGACTCTTTTGATAGCAAATACCCTTCGTATATTATTTTG GTTTGGCAAACGCTATGAGTTGCCACtattaatacaaagtattgtaaTGAATGCAACAATGTTTGCCATGACCCACCTCTGTGTGACAGTAAGGAAAAAGAACCAAATCATTAGAGCAAGGGAAAGAATTTTCACAG CTCAGCCAGACGAAACGGCACACTGGTTGGGACAGCGAAGCGGCATAGTAGGTGGCGAGAAACCGCATCGCTTTTACG TTACAACAGTCATGTTACCTACTTTGGGCTTATTTTCATAG
- the LOC125077314 gene encoding solute carrier family 66 member 2 isoform X4: MDWIISDELGLTVGHLVGWGAASAMIVGGVAPYIPQYRQIKKTQDAEGFSLYVCLTLLIANTLRILFWFGKRYELPLLIQSIVMNATMFAMTHLCVTVRKKNQIIRARERIFTGAIFMLYILLCCVNGSAQPDETAHWLGQRSGIVGGEKPHRFYVTTVMLPTLGLFS, from the exons atGGATTggataatatctgatgagttggggCTGACGGTGGGACATTTAGTGGGTTGGGGCGCAGCTTCTGCAATGATTGTGGGTGGTGTGGCACCTTACATTCCTCAATATAGGCAAATTAAAAAGACGCAAGATGCCGAAGGATTTTCTCTTTATGTTTGTTTGACTCTTTTGATAGCAAATACCCTTCGTATATTATTTTG GTTTGGCAAACGCTATGAGTTGCCACtattaatacaaagtattgtaaTGAATGCAACAATGTTTGCCATGACCCACCTCTGTGTGACAGTAAGGAAAAAGAACCAAATCATTAGAGCAAGGGAAAGAATTTTCACAG GTGCAATATTCATGTTATATATACTGTTATGTTGTGTAAATGGCTCAGCTCAGCCAGACGAAACGGCACACTGGTTGGGACAGCGAAGCGGCATAGTAGGTGGCGAGAAACCGCATCGCTTTTACG TTACAACAGTCATGTTACCTACTTTGGGCTTATTTTCATAG